One segment of Vespa velutina chromosome 17, iVesVel2.1, whole genome shotgun sequence DNA contains the following:
- the LOC124955012 gene encoding homeodomain-interacting protein kinase 2 isoform X1 codes for MLTYCNDKQRRCNKGMCDMFIQTQQTSSVNGSSSSSSSSSNNTAHHHSKKRKLEYNVSQPVIQHGLVQSTGDYQLDNTGLQQRYSVNGANTAFSSLHNNNALQKSSPNQQTLVRASTIKLLDTYQRCGQKRKTWSREGNGDALAVHSANATNAVGSTIVSQHYTQQQQQQLQQQQQQQQQQQQQQQQQQQQQQQQQQQQQQQQQQQQQQQQQQQQHKQAGMTAHSKQVANAANGGGGGGGGGGGGGGGGSNPQGDGDYHLVQHEVLYSMTNQYEVLEFLGRGTFGQVVKCWKKGTNEIVAIKILKNHPSYARQGQIEVSILSRLSQENADEFNFVRAYECFQHKSHTCLVFEMLEQNLYDFLKQNKFSPLPLKFIRPILQQVLTALLKLKQLGLIHADLKPENIMLVDPSRQPYRVKVIDFGSASHVSKAVCNTYLQSRYYRAPEIILGLPYCEAIDMWSLGCVVAELFLGWPLYPGSSEYDQIRYISQTQGLPTEHMLNNASKTTKFFYRDMDSTHPFWRLKTPEEHEAETGIKSKEARKYIFNCLDDIGQVNVPTDLDGGQLLPEKADRREFIDLLKRMLTMDQVERRITPGEALNHAFVTLAHLVDYAHYNSVKASVQMMEVCRRAGDFTASPAHHQAPPAPQPPPPTSLVANFVPTTNGSAVTLTFNNQLTNQVQRLVREHRTAPTGYDNLYQIYSNSSRRATQYSGSSSGSNSGRSAVHDFSHQLVPGILCPPPGYQTMPSPAKHVVVAQPPQAQQGPLQIQPSIISQQAVAAAAVAAQQQYAAVPVSMVETGRQMLLTNAVQTSWPGGSRQMAAIVPSWQQLPPQHAAIQQPLLSDAGDWGRPLIVDSSAILQDQRPVFPVTEVYNTSALVEHPPQGWGKRSVTKHHQHHVTVPQQSQHRHEHKKETQQLSPVKKRVKESTPPSSMRRHSPSSGHWQQQPIQSHHHSSKHSSSHNVEHQQVASVRQQTITIYDTPSPAVSVITISDSEDESPGKCCGDRQCGACQSLATRLSGDGRPVREEVIRSTQSTPRVVPTMQQAHSSTQAHTSSHTTSQSSSQRAQRKNVISCVTVGDSDGEVSPGRAHAHLYQQVPQHPQHQQTTTQHIKHEPQQQHHVSSSSSGYSSQSQKKRLLAKVQSECNMVNVTTKSEPGVEYVAPHPCHAPACKEPPTYQDDAYDMHDYFLQYVTTSSAHPHLQEQHIVYTTGTDKRVSWPGKRAEYKHEYVQPPAAHSRDHQKWAVANPVHQYRQSQVVGSAAHPGHTHSHHGHPVHLSPGGGGGGRSPTGGPVIGGAQHLGQPLYQEYAHVRSRAHAVPPPVYVTAAPSQAPTAIQQQQVPTFQGFTPGWVPRHLVDACISSPLTLYDSSRALPPPAHHSSARPLLASHAAHPLPAHMQPTAVYGLAPLSPAKHQYQPSGLWFTE; via the exons ATGTTAACATATTGCAATGATAAGCAACGCAGGTGCAATAAG GGAATGTGTGACATGTTCATCCAAACACAGCAGACGAGTAGCGTcaacggcagcagcagcagcagcagcagcagcagtaacaaCACCGCTCACCACCACAGCAAGAAACGCAAGTTGGAGTACAACGTGAGCCAGCCGGTGATCCAGCACGGATTGGTCCAATCGACCGGCGACTATCAATTGGACAATACCGGACTGCAACAGCGGTACTCCGTGAACGGTGCTAATACCGCATTTAGCTCGCTGCACAACAATAATGCGCTGCAGAAGAGTAGCCCGAACCAGCAGACCCTGGTACGAGCCTCGACGATCAAGCTCCTAGACACCTACCAACGCTGTGGCCAGAAG AGAAAAACTTGGTCGAGGGAGGGTAATGGTGACGCCCTGGCAGTCCACTCCGCCAACGCGACGAACGCAGTGGGTAGTACTATAGTGTCGCAGCATTATAcccaacagcaacagcaacagctgcagcaacaacaacagcaacaacaacagcaacagcagcaacaacaacagcaacaacagcaacaacaacaacagcaacagcagcagcagcaacaacaacagcagcaacaacaacaacagcagcaacaacagcaacataAACAAGCAGGGATGACAGCTCATAGCAAACAAGTTGCAAACGCGGCCAATGGGGGTGGcggaggtggtggaggtgggGGCGGTGGTGGCGGAGGTGGAAGTAATCCTCAGGGGGATGGTGATTATCATTTGGTCCAACACGAAGTTTTATACTCTATGACCAATCAGTATGAAGTTCTTGAATTTTTGGGCAGGGGTACGTTCGGCCAG GTTGTCAAATGTTGGAAAAAGGGTACCAATGAAATAGTAGCCATCAAAATTCTTAAAAACCATCCCTCGTATGCGCGCCAAGGGCAGATTGAG gTCTCCATCCTGTCACGACTAAGTCAGGAAAACGCGGATGAGTTCAACTTTGTGCGCGCTTATGAATGCTTTCAGCATAAATCACACACCTGTTTGGTGTTTGAGATGTTGGAACAAAATCTTTATGACTTTTTAAAGCAAAATAAATTCTCACCGCTACCTCTTAAATTTATCAGGCCGATACTACAACAGGTTTTAACTGCTTTATTAAAGCTTAag CAATTGGGCCTTATACACGCGGATCTTAAGCCAGAAAACATCATGTTAGTGGATCCTTCACGTCAGCCATATCGAGTGAAAGTCATAGATTTTGGTTCGGCCTCTCACGTATCAAAAGCAGTTTGCAATACTTATTTACAATCGCGATACTATCGTGCACCAGAAATTATTCTTGGACTTCCTTATTGTGAAGCGATAGATATGTGGTCGCTCGGATGTGTCGTAGCAGAATTGTTTTTGGGATGGCCCTTGTATCCGGGCAGCTCGGAATACGATCAGATTCGATATATTAGTCAAACTCAGGGCCTACCGACGGAACATATGTTAAATAATGCTAGTAAAAcgacgaaatttttttatcgagacATGGACA gtACGCATCCGTTTTGGCGATTAAAGACACCGGAGGAACACGAGGCAGAGACTGgaattaaatcaaaagaagctagaaaatatatttttaattgtctcGACGATATTGGCCAAGTTAATGTACCAACTGATTTAGATGGTGGTCAGCTTTTACCTGAAAAGGCAGATAGGAGAGAGTTCATTGACCTCTTGAAGAGGATGCTCACCATGGACCAGGTA gAGCGCCGAATAACACCTGGAGAGGCTTTGAATCATGCTTTCGTTACCCTGGCACATTTAGTCGATTATGCGCATTATAACAGTGTCAAGGCTTCCGTCCAAATGATGGAGGTTTGCAGAAGAGCCGGCGATTTTACTGCAAGTCCTGCTCACCATCAAGCACCACCTGCTCCTCAACCACCCCCGCCTACATCCTTAGTAGCTAATTTTGTACCAACGACGAATGGTAGCGCAGTTACTCTTACGTTTAACAATCAACTGACCAATCAAGTGCAACGTTTAGTTAGAGAACATCGCACTGCTCCAACGGGCTATGACAATCTG TATCAAATCTATAGCAACAGCAGTCGTCGGGCAACGCAATACAGTGGTTCTTCTAGTGGTTCAAACAGTGGCCGAAGTGCGGTGCATGATTTTTCACATCAATTAGTACCTGGTATATTATGTCCTCCTCCTGGTTATCAAACAATGCCAAGTCCAGCCAAACACGTAGTAGTTGCTCag CCACCGCAGGCTCAACAAGGTCCACTTCAAATTCAACCGTCGATCATATCGCAGCAAGCTGTTGCGGCAGCTGCGGTAGCCGCGCAACAACAGTACGCGGCAGTTCCTGTGTCTATGGTAGAAACTGGACGACAAATGTTGCTCACT aatgcCGTACAAACATCATGGCCTGGTGGAAGTCGACAAATGGCTGCAATAGTTCCATCTTGGCAACAATTACCACCACAGCATGCAGCCATTCAACAGCCATTATTAAGCGATGCTGGAGATTGGGGTAGACCACTTATCGTGGATAGTTCTGCCATATTACAG GATCAGCGGCCAGTATTTCCTGTCACGGAAGTATATAACACTAGTGCTCTCGTCGAACATCCACCGCAAGGTTGGGGCAAACGTAGTGTAACGAAACATCATCAACATCACGTGACCGTACCTCAGCAAAGTCAACACAGGCATGAACATAAAAAGGAAACTCAACAGTTGAGTCcagtgaaaaagagagtgaaggAGAGTACACCACCAAGTAGTATGAGACGACATTCACCTTCGAGTGGACATTGGCAACAACAACCAATTCAATCTCATCATCACAGCAGCAAGCACAGTAGTAGTCACAATGTAGAACATCAACAAGTTGCATCCGTCCGGCAACAAACTATCACGATATATGATACACCATCTCCGGCTGTTtctgttattactattagcGACAGCGAAGATGAGTCACCTGGGAAATG CTGTGGCGATCGTCAATGCGGAGCCTGTCAAAGTTTGGCAACTCGCCTGTCTGGCGACGGACGTCCTGTCCGTGAGGAGGTCATTCGAAG TACACAATCTACACCGAGAGTTGTACCAACGATGCAGCAAGCTCACTCAAGTACGCAAGCTCACACAAGTTCTCATACGACATCACAAAGCTCGTCACAAAGAGCTCAAAGGAAGAATGTTATTAGCTGTGTTACGGTTGGTGATAGCGATGGCGAAGTTAGTCCAGGCAGAGCTCATGCACATTTGTATCAACAAGTACCACAACATCCGCAACATCAACAAACCACCACTCAACATATTAAACATGAGCCTCAACAACAACATCATGTTAGCAG CAGTAGTTCTGGCTATTCCTCTCAATCACAAAAGAAGAGATTATTGGCTAAGGTACAATCCGAGTGCAATATGGTGAACGTTACAACTAAATCTGAACCTGGCGTTGAGTATGTCGCTCCACATCCATGTCACGCGCCAGCATGCAAAGAGCCACCAACCTATCAG GATGACGCCTATGACATGCATGACTACTTCTTGCAGTATGTGACAACAAGTAGCGCTCATCCTCATCTACAAGAGCAACACATCGTTTACACAACTGGTACCGACAAGCGAGTCTCTTGGCCTGGAAAACGAGCAGAGTATAAACACGAATACGTACAACCACCAGCAGCTCATTCGAGAGATCATCAAAAGTGGGCAGTAGCAAATCCTGTTCATCAATATAG GCAGAGCCAGGTGGTAGGCTCGGCAGCCCATCCGGGTCATACCCACAGCCACCATGGGCATCCAGTCCATCTGAGTCCTgggggtggtggtggaggcAGAAGCCCCACAGGCGGACCTGTGATAGGGGGTGCCCAGCATCTGGGACAACCTCTCTACCAGGAGTACGCTCATGTGCGTTCAAGAGCACATGCTGTGCCACCCCCTGTATATGTTACTGCTGCGCCTTCTCAGGCTCCTACTGCTATCCAGCAGCAACAAGTGCCCACCTTTCAGGGATTCACACCCGGGTGGGTACCTAGACACCTAGTTGATGCATGCAT CTCGTCTCCATTAACGTTGTATGATTCTAGTCGTGCGTTGCCACCACCAGCTCATCACAGCTCAGCCAGACCATTACTGGCAAGCCATGCAGCGCATCCTCTACCAGCACATATGCAACCTACTGCTGTTTATGGATTGGCACCACTTTCACCAGCTAAACACCAGTATCAACCGTCTGGTTTGTGGTTTACggagtaa
- the LOC124955012 gene encoding homeodomain-interacting protein kinase 2 isoform X12, with amino-acid sequence MLTYCNDKQRRCNKGMCDMFIQTQQTSSVNGSSSSSSSSSNNTAHHHSKKRKLEYNVSQPVIQHGLVQSTGDYQLDNTGLQQRYSVNGANTAFSSLHNNNALQKSSPNQQTLVRASTIKLLDTYQRCGQKRKTWSREGNGDALAVHSANATNAVGSTIVSQHYTQQQQQQLQQQQQQQQQQQQQQQQQQQQQQQQQQQQQQQQQQQQQQQQQQQQHKQAGMTAHSKQVANAANGGGGGGGGGGGGGGGGSNPQGDGDYHLVQHEVLYSMTNQYEVLEFLGRGTFGQVVKCWKKGTNEIVAIKILKNHPSYARQGQIEVSILSRLSQENADEFNFVRAYECFQHKSHTCLVFEMLEQNLYDFLKQNKFSPLPLKFIRPILQQVLTALLKLKQLGLIHADLKPENIMLVDPSRQPYRVKVIDFGSASHVSKAVCNTYLQSRYYRAPEIILGLPYCEAIDMWSLGCVVAELFLGWPLYPGSSEYDQIRYISQTQGLPTEHMLNNASKTTKFFYRDMDSTHPFWRLKTPEEHEAETGIKSKEARKYIFNCLDDIGQVNVPTDLDGGQLLPEKADRREFIDLLKRMLTMDQVERRITPGEALNHAFVTLAHLVDYAHYNSVKASVQMMEVCRRAGDFTASPAHHQAPPAPQPPPPTSLVANFVPTTNGSAVTLTFNNQLTNQVQRLVREHRTAPTGYDNLYQIYSNSSRRATQYSGSSSGSNSGRSAVHDFSHQLVPGILCPPPGYQTMPSPAKHVVVAQPPQAQQGPLQIQPSIISQQAVAAAAVAAQQQYAAVPVSMVETGRQMLLTNAVQTSWPGGSRQMAAIVPSWQQLPPQHAAIQQPLLSDAGDWGRPLIVDSSAILQDQRPVFPVTEVYNTSALVEHPPQGWGKRSVTKHHQHHVTVPQQSQHRHEHKKETQQLSPVKKRVKESTPPSSMRRHSPSSGHWQQQPIQSHHHSSKHSSSHNVEHQQVASVRQQTITIYDTPSPAVSVITISDSEDESPGKCTQSTPRVVPTMQQAHSSTQAHTSSHTTSQSSSQRAQRKNVISCVTVGDSDGEVSPGRAHAHLYQQVPQHPQHQQTTTQHIKHEPQQQHHVSSSSSGYSSQSQKKRLLAKVQSECNMVNVTTKSEPGVEYVAPHPCHAPACKEPPTYQDDAYDMHDYFLQYVTTSSAHPHLQEQHIVYTTGTDKRVSWPGKRAEYKHEYVQPPAAHSRDHQKWAVANPVHQYRQSQVVGSAAHPGHTHSHHGHPVHLSPGGGGGGRSPTGGPVIGGAQHLGQPLYQEYAHVRSRAHAVPPPVYVTAAPSQAPTAIQQQQVPTFQGFTPGWVPRHLVDACISSPLTLYDSSRALPPPAHHSSARPLLASHAAHPLPAHMQPTAVYGLAPLSPAKHQYQPSGLWFTE; translated from the exons ATGTTAACATATTGCAATGATAAGCAACGCAGGTGCAATAAG GGAATGTGTGACATGTTCATCCAAACACAGCAGACGAGTAGCGTcaacggcagcagcagcagcagcagcagcagcagtaacaaCACCGCTCACCACCACAGCAAGAAACGCAAGTTGGAGTACAACGTGAGCCAGCCGGTGATCCAGCACGGATTGGTCCAATCGACCGGCGACTATCAATTGGACAATACCGGACTGCAACAGCGGTACTCCGTGAACGGTGCTAATACCGCATTTAGCTCGCTGCACAACAATAATGCGCTGCAGAAGAGTAGCCCGAACCAGCAGACCCTGGTACGAGCCTCGACGATCAAGCTCCTAGACACCTACCAACGCTGTGGCCAGAAG AGAAAAACTTGGTCGAGGGAGGGTAATGGTGACGCCCTGGCAGTCCACTCCGCCAACGCGACGAACGCAGTGGGTAGTACTATAGTGTCGCAGCATTATAcccaacagcaacagcaacagctgcagcaacaacaacagcaacaacaacagcaacagcagcaacaacaacagcaacaacagcaacaacaacaacagcaacagcagcagcagcaacaacaacagcagcaacaacaacaacagcagcaacaacagcaacataAACAAGCAGGGATGACAGCTCATAGCAAACAAGTTGCAAACGCGGCCAATGGGGGTGGcggaggtggtggaggtgggGGCGGTGGTGGCGGAGGTGGAAGTAATCCTCAGGGGGATGGTGATTATCATTTGGTCCAACACGAAGTTTTATACTCTATGACCAATCAGTATGAAGTTCTTGAATTTTTGGGCAGGGGTACGTTCGGCCAG GTTGTCAAATGTTGGAAAAAGGGTACCAATGAAATAGTAGCCATCAAAATTCTTAAAAACCATCCCTCGTATGCGCGCCAAGGGCAGATTGAG gTCTCCATCCTGTCACGACTAAGTCAGGAAAACGCGGATGAGTTCAACTTTGTGCGCGCTTATGAATGCTTTCAGCATAAATCACACACCTGTTTGGTGTTTGAGATGTTGGAACAAAATCTTTATGACTTTTTAAAGCAAAATAAATTCTCACCGCTACCTCTTAAATTTATCAGGCCGATACTACAACAGGTTTTAACTGCTTTATTAAAGCTTAag CAATTGGGCCTTATACACGCGGATCTTAAGCCAGAAAACATCATGTTAGTGGATCCTTCACGTCAGCCATATCGAGTGAAAGTCATAGATTTTGGTTCGGCCTCTCACGTATCAAAAGCAGTTTGCAATACTTATTTACAATCGCGATACTATCGTGCACCAGAAATTATTCTTGGACTTCCTTATTGTGAAGCGATAGATATGTGGTCGCTCGGATGTGTCGTAGCAGAATTGTTTTTGGGATGGCCCTTGTATCCGGGCAGCTCGGAATACGATCAGATTCGATATATTAGTCAAACTCAGGGCCTACCGACGGAACATATGTTAAATAATGCTAGTAAAAcgacgaaatttttttatcgagacATGGACA gtACGCATCCGTTTTGGCGATTAAAGACACCGGAGGAACACGAGGCAGAGACTGgaattaaatcaaaagaagctagaaaatatatttttaattgtctcGACGATATTGGCCAAGTTAATGTACCAACTGATTTAGATGGTGGTCAGCTTTTACCTGAAAAGGCAGATAGGAGAGAGTTCATTGACCTCTTGAAGAGGATGCTCACCATGGACCAGGTA gAGCGCCGAATAACACCTGGAGAGGCTTTGAATCATGCTTTCGTTACCCTGGCACATTTAGTCGATTATGCGCATTATAACAGTGTCAAGGCTTCCGTCCAAATGATGGAGGTTTGCAGAAGAGCCGGCGATTTTACTGCAAGTCCTGCTCACCATCAAGCACCACCTGCTCCTCAACCACCCCCGCCTACATCCTTAGTAGCTAATTTTGTACCAACGACGAATGGTAGCGCAGTTACTCTTACGTTTAACAATCAACTGACCAATCAAGTGCAACGTTTAGTTAGAGAACATCGCACTGCTCCAACGGGCTATGACAATCTG TATCAAATCTATAGCAACAGCAGTCGTCGGGCAACGCAATACAGTGGTTCTTCTAGTGGTTCAAACAGTGGCCGAAGTGCGGTGCATGATTTTTCACATCAATTAGTACCTGGTATATTATGTCCTCCTCCTGGTTATCAAACAATGCCAAGTCCAGCCAAACACGTAGTAGTTGCTCag CCACCGCAGGCTCAACAAGGTCCACTTCAAATTCAACCGTCGATCATATCGCAGCAAGCTGTTGCGGCAGCTGCGGTAGCCGCGCAACAACAGTACGCGGCAGTTCCTGTGTCTATGGTAGAAACTGGACGACAAATGTTGCTCACT aatgcCGTACAAACATCATGGCCTGGTGGAAGTCGACAAATGGCTGCAATAGTTCCATCTTGGCAACAATTACCACCACAGCATGCAGCCATTCAACAGCCATTATTAAGCGATGCTGGAGATTGGGGTAGACCACTTATCGTGGATAGTTCTGCCATATTACAG GATCAGCGGCCAGTATTTCCTGTCACGGAAGTATATAACACTAGTGCTCTCGTCGAACATCCACCGCAAGGTTGGGGCAAACGTAGTGTAACGAAACATCATCAACATCACGTGACCGTACCTCAGCAAAGTCAACACAGGCATGAACATAAAAAGGAAACTCAACAGTTGAGTCcagtgaaaaagagagtgaaggAGAGTACACCACCAAGTAGTATGAGACGACATTCACCTTCGAGTGGACATTGGCAACAACAACCAATTCAATCTCATCATCACAGCAGCAAGCACAGTAGTAGTCACAATGTAGAACATCAACAAGTTGCATCCGTCCGGCAACAAACTATCACGATATATGATACACCATCTCCGGCTGTTtctgttattactattagcGACAGCGAAGATGAGTCACCTGGGAAATG TACACAATCTACACCGAGAGTTGTACCAACGATGCAGCAAGCTCACTCAAGTACGCAAGCTCACACAAGTTCTCATACGACATCACAAAGCTCGTCACAAAGAGCTCAAAGGAAGAATGTTATTAGCTGTGTTACGGTTGGTGATAGCGATGGCGAAGTTAGTCCAGGCAGAGCTCATGCACATTTGTATCAACAAGTACCACAACATCCGCAACATCAACAAACCACCACTCAACATATTAAACATGAGCCTCAACAACAACATCATGTTAGCAG CAGTAGTTCTGGCTATTCCTCTCAATCACAAAAGAAGAGATTATTGGCTAAGGTACAATCCGAGTGCAATATGGTGAACGTTACAACTAAATCTGAACCTGGCGTTGAGTATGTCGCTCCACATCCATGTCACGCGCCAGCATGCAAAGAGCCACCAACCTATCAG GATGACGCCTATGACATGCATGACTACTTCTTGCAGTATGTGACAACAAGTAGCGCTCATCCTCATCTACAAGAGCAACACATCGTTTACACAACTGGTACCGACAAGCGAGTCTCTTGGCCTGGAAAACGAGCAGAGTATAAACACGAATACGTACAACCACCAGCAGCTCATTCGAGAGATCATCAAAAGTGGGCAGTAGCAAATCCTGTTCATCAATATAG GCAGAGCCAGGTGGTAGGCTCGGCAGCCCATCCGGGTCATACCCACAGCCACCATGGGCATCCAGTCCATCTGAGTCCTgggggtggtggtggaggcAGAAGCCCCACAGGCGGACCTGTGATAGGGGGTGCCCAGCATCTGGGACAACCTCTCTACCAGGAGTACGCTCATGTGCGTTCAAGAGCACATGCTGTGCCACCCCCTGTATATGTTACTGCTGCGCCTTCTCAGGCTCCTACTGCTATCCAGCAGCAACAAGTGCCCACCTTTCAGGGATTCACACCCGGGTGGGTACCTAGACACCTAGTTGATGCATGCAT CTCGTCTCCATTAACGTTGTATGATTCTAGTCGTGCGTTGCCACCACCAGCTCATCACAGCTCAGCCAGACCATTACTGGCAAGCCATGCAGCGCATCCTCTACCAGCACATATGCAACCTACTGCTGTTTATGGATTGGCACCACTTTCACCAGCTAAACACCAGTATCAACCGTCTGGTTTGTGGTTTACggagtaa